DNA sequence from the Pseudoduganella plicata genome:
GCAGGCTCTGGCCAGCTGCGTGACCTTGATGCAGGCCGGCGCGCACATCGTCAAGATCGAAGGCGCCGGCTGGCTGGCCGAGACGGTGCGCTTCCTTGTCGAACGGGGCGTGCCAGTCTGCGCGCACATCGGGCTGACGCCGCAGTTCGTCCACCAGCTGGGCGGCTACAAGGTGCAGGGCAAGACGCTGGAAAGTGCCGAAGCGCTCAAAGGCGATGCGTTGAAACTGCAAGCCGCCGGCGCGTCGATCGTGCTGCTGGAAGCAGTGCCGTCGAGCGTCGGCAAGGACGTCACCGAGGCGCTGTCGATTCCGACGATCGGCATTGGCGCGGGCCCCGACTGCTCCGGCCAGGTGCTCGTCATGCACGATCTGCTGGGCGTTTTCCCCGGCCGCAAGGCGCGCTTCGTGCGCAACTTCATGGATGGCCAGACCAGCATCGACGCGGCGATTGCCGCCTACGTTGCCGCCGTCAAGGATGGCAGCTTCCCGGCGCTGGAGCACTGCTTCTGACCCATGCGCGGGACGTCGCAGCCCCGCGCTTCATGGCGTGAAGACGATGCGCGCTGCTATACGCCGTCCACGCTTGCTCCACATCCCGCAGCGGCGCGGCCCGCGCATCGATACACGTGCCGCGCACGATTTGGCCACCAGCGCCGGCAGCGCCGCGGGCTGACCTTCAACCCGCCGCTGCCCCTTGGGGGAACCGCTGACGGACGGCGCCAACAACACCTGGCTCGATCCCGAAATGGCGCGGCCTGACAAGCGCCACGTTGGACATTGGCGCCTGGTCGAATACACCGGTGCGGAATTACGTGGACGGCTATGACCAGGCGACCAGACCGGCGAGCGCTTCAAGCCGGTCGGTACGGATGCCACGGTGGCGTGGAAGGTCGCTCCGGCGGCCACCGTCAGCTTCATCGTGCACAACCTGACGGATAAGCGGCCATCGTGGAATTCGTCGCAGGCGTTTTCGATTTCATGCAGAGCGATCTGCGCGGGCGGACCGCAGCCGTGAAGATCGTCCCCCCCTTCTAGGTCGGCTGCGAAAAAGGGAACCAATGTTTCCCGCATTTTTGATTTAGACTGATCGTTCCATCAACATCGCCTGCATGGCTGCGACAGACGGGCCGGCCATGCAGGTGCAACGCACCCATCCGATGAATTCGACGACTTTCGCAGTTCTACTGGTCGCTATCCTGGCGCTCGCTGTCGTGGTGGCTGCCGCCGCGCAGAAAGCGAAAACTGCTCCCGGGAGCTATCGGGCGCGCAAACTGATGAGTGAAAATGAACTCGAGTTCTTCGGCAGGCTGACGAAAGCCGTGCCGGAGTATTTTATTTTTCCGCAGGTCGCCATGGCGGCGATCCTGCAAGCAAAAAGTACGGATCGAAAAATTGCGCACCGGGATTTTTTGCGCATCGCTCAGCAGCGCGTCGACTACCTCGTGTGCAAGGCGGACGGTACCTTCGTTGCGGTTGTCGAGCTCGATGACAAGACCCACCAGGCAGCCAGGGACAAGGTTCGCGACGAGCGCCTGCAGCAGGCAGGAATCCGCACCTTGCGCTTCGAGTCGCGCAACAAGCCCGCTGTCGACGTGCTGCGCTCCGCCTTGATCTCCCCAGCGCCTGCCGATGCCATGGTGGCTCACGCTGCTGGCGTAAAAAACGCGATGGACACTGCCGCGCCTCCATCGCGCAGGCAATGAAAGCAGCCATAAGCTCTCTCCGGTGGTATACCTCCGACGTCAGATCTGGATCCAGGTCGTCTTCAACTCGGTGTACTTGTCGAACGCATGCAGCGATTTATCGCGCCCGTTCCCGGACTGCTTGTAGCCACCGAACGGCACGGTGATGTCGTCGTTGTCGTACTGGTTCACGTGCACCGTGCCGGCACGCAGCGCGCGTGACGTCTGGATGGCTTTCGTCAGGTCGGCCGTCCACACGGCCGCATGCAGGCCGTACGGCGACGCGTTGGCCTGTCTGACCGCCTCCTTCACGTCCGTAAAACTCAATACCGACAGCACGGGGCCGAAGATCTCCTCTCGGGCGATCGCCATGTCGGCGGTGACGTTATCGAAGATCGTCGGGGCGACGTAGTAGCCGCCCGTGTCGAGGCGTACCCGTTCGCCGCCCGTGACGAGTTTCGCGCCGGCGGCCTTGCCCTGCTCGATATAGCCTATTACCGTTTTCAGCTGGATGTCGTCGACGATGGCGCCCATCACCGTCTTGTCGTCCAGCGGGTCGCCCGGCGCGTAGGCCGGCACCAGCGCCAGCGCCTTTTCAATGAAGCGTGCACGGATCGACTCCTCGACAAACAGGCGCGATGGCGCGTTGCAGCTTTCGCCCTGGTTGAAGAAGATCGAGCCGATCGACGCTGCCACCGCCGCATCCAGGTCCGGGCAGTCGGCACAGAGGATGTTGGCCGATTTGCCGCCCAGCTCCGTCCAGGCCCGCTTCAGGTTCGACTGCCCCGCCATCTGCATGATCTGCTTGCCCACGCGGGTGGAGCCGGTAAACGCGATGCAGTCCACGTCCATGTGCAGCGCCAGCGCGCTGCCCGCCTCGTTGCCGAAGCCCGGCAGCACATTGAACACGCCTGGCGGAATACCCGCCTGCAGCGCCAGTTCGGCCATCCGCAGCGCCGTCAGCGGCGACTTCTCCGACGGTTTCAGGATCACGCTGTTGCCCGCCGCGAGGGCCGGCGCGATCTTCCACGACGCCATCAGCATCGGGTAATTCCACGGCACGATGGCACCGACGACGCCGACCGGCTCGCGCGTGATCAGCGCCAGGCTGTTGGCAGGTGTCGGGGCGATCTCGCCATATACCTTGTCGATCGCTTCGCCGTACCAGCGGATGCAGTTGGCGGCGCCGGCCACGTCCACGGCCTGGCTGTACTTGATCGGCTTGCCCATGTCCAGCGTTTCGAGCAGCGCCAGTTCGGCTGCATTCTGCTGCATCAGGTCCGCGAACTTGAGCAGGATGCGCTTGCGTTTCGCGGGCGCGAAACTGGCCCAGCGGCCGTCGTCGAATGCCGCGCGCGCGGCGCTGACTGCAATGTCGACATCGGCGCCATCGCAGCGCGCCACGGCGCCAAGCAGGCGGCCGTCGATGGGGGAGTGATTGTCGAACTGCCGCTCGCTGCGCGCGGCGACGCGTTCGCCATTGATGAATGCACGGCCATCGATCTGCAGGTCGCGTGCACGTTCTTGCCATGTTGAGGATGTCATCCGTTGTCTCCTTGTCGTTTGAACCGATTCTACTGCGGCCAGGCCCGCAATGCGATTTAGACATTAGCTATCGGTGTGATAGCTACAATAAATTTCAACAATTACCGCCGAGTCGATAGCATAAGCATTCCTTAAACATTAAAGTCGATAGAGAATGTATATGAGCAATCTTCTTGCTTTCCGTCCAGGCCGCACCGTGTTGTGCAGCCTGGTCGTACTGTCGGGTCTCGCGGCATTCGCGACGGGCGCGCATGCCCAGACGCTGACAAAAGACAACGGCGCCCCCGTCGGCGACAACCAGAACAGCCAGACGGCCGGTCCAAACGGCCCGACCCTGCTGCAGGACGTCCACCTGGTGCAGAAGCTGCAACGCTTCGACCGCGAGCGCATTCCCGAGCGCGTCGTCCACGCCACCGGCACCGGTGCCCACGGCACGTTTACGGCGACCGACGACCTGTCCGACCTGTCGAAAGCCAGGCTGTTTGCGCGCGACACCGTCACGCCCGTGTTCGTGCGCTTCTCGACCGTGATCCCGGGCCGCTCGGGCGCGGAGACGACGCGCGACCCGCGCGGCTTTGCCGTCAAGTTCTACACACAAGAAGGCAATTTCGACATGGTCGGCAACAACCTGCCGATCTTCTTCATCCGCGACGCGATCAAGTTCCCGGACATGATCCACGCGCTGAAACCGGACCCGGTGACAAACGTGCAGGAGCCGGAACGCGTGTTCGACTTCTTCTCGCACATCCCCGAAGCGACGCACATGCTGACCCGCGTCTACTCGAACCTGGGCACGCCCGCCAGCTACCGCGAGATGAACGGCAGCAGCGTGCACGCGCTCAAACTGGTCAACGCCAAGGGCGAATACGTGTACGGCAAGTTCGCCTGGAAGTCGCGCCAGGGCGAGCGCAACCTGCGTCCGCAGGACATCGCCGTCGTGCAGGGCAGGAGCACCAGCCACGCCACCGTCGATCTGTATGAATCGATCAAGGCCGGCAAATTCCCCGCATGGGACCTGACGGTGCAGATCATCAAGCCGCAGGACCTGGACAAGTTCGACTTCGACCCGCTCGACGCGACCAAGGTCTGGACGGGCGTCCCCGAACGCAAGGTCGGCACGCTGGTGCTGAACAAGGTGCCGGACAACTTCTTCGAATCGACCGAGCAGGTCGCCATGGCACCGGGTAACCTCGTGCCGGGCATCGAAGCGTCGGAAGACCGCATGCTGCAGGGCCGCCTGTTCTCGTATATCGACACGCAGCACCACCGCCTCGGCGCGAACTTCCAGTCGCTGCCGATCAACCGGCCGCTGGTCCCCGTCGTCAACAACAATATCGACGGCGCCGCCAACACGTCCGGCCGCAAGGGCAACGTGAACTACGAACCGAGCCGCCTGGCCCAGGTGAAGGAAGATCCGAACGCCCGCAGCAGCAACCTGCCACTGACCGGCACCACGCAGCAGCAGCGCATCGCCAAGACGCTGAACTTCCAGCAGGCCGGCGAGTTCTATCGCGCGCTGTCGAAGCAGGACCGGGATGACCTGATCGTGAACCTGTCCGGCGACCTGAAACGGGTGAAGAACCAGGACAGCCTGTACACGATGCTGTCGCATTTCTACAAGGCCGATGCCGACTACGGCAAGCGCCTGGTAAAAGCCGTCGGCGCGGATGCCGGCAAGGTCGCCACGCTGGCGGCCGGCCTGAAGGAATAATTTCCACGGCCGGGCTTGTGTCCCACCGCGGTGCCTGACACCGCGGTGACACGGACTGAGCCATCGCGGCTTGTATTTATACTACAATCCCCCGACAACCCCGCTGCTGCGGGGATTTTTCGCAGTGACTCGACGGGAGCTGGGGATGATCGATCTGGATCGGCGTAGTGTGGTTCTGGCGGGCGGCAGCGCGGTGGCGGCGGCGGCCCTGGGTGTTCCGGTGCGGGCCCAGACGCCCGTGCGCAAGGTGGGATATGCGATCGTCGGCCTGGGCGGCTATGGGCTCGGCGTTATCATCCCGCAATTCAAGAATTGTCAGCACAGCCGGCTGGTGGCCCTCGTCAGCGGCGACGCGGCCAAGGCCAGACGCGTGGCGGCCGAATATGGCGTCCCCGATCGCAGCCTGTACAACTACCAGAACTACGACAGCATCCGCGACAACCCGGACATCGACGTCGTCTACGTCTGCCTTCCCGTTGCCATGCACGCCGAGTACACGATCCGCGCCGCCAAGGCGGGCAAGCACGTGCTGTGCGAGAAGCCGATGGCCGTCTCCGCCGCCGAATGCGAGTCGATGATCGCCGCCTGCAAGCAGGCGGGCAAGAAGCTGATGATCGGCTACCGCTGCCATTTCGAGGAAAACAACCTGGAAGCGATCCGCTGCGCACGGGCCGGCGACATCGGCAAGCTGCGCTACTTCCGCTCCGAACATGGCTTTGTGGCCGGCAACCCGAACTCCTGGCGCCTGAAGAAGGCGATGTCCGGCGGCGGCTCTCTGATGGACATCGGCATCTACGCGCTGCAGGCAGCCCGCTACATGACGGGCGAAGAGCCCATCTCCGTCTACGCCACCGAGCGCACCGACCGTAACGACCCGCGCTTCCGTGAAGTGGAGGACATGATCGAATTCGAGCTGGAATTCCCCTCCGGCGTGCTGGCCTCCTGCATGTCCATGTACAGCGCCAACCAGAACCACATCCTTCTCATGGGCGAAAAGGGCCGCATCGAACTGGAACCCGGCACCAGCTATGCAGGCAACCGGCTGTGGGTCGGCAAGGGCCGCGAGAACGAAGTCAGGCCGCCACCCGGCCCGGGCGCCACGCAATGGGCTGGCCAGCTCGACCATATGGCGCAGTGCGTGCTGACGGGCCGCGAACCCATCGTGCCGGGCGAGGAAGGACTGCGCGACCTGCGCATCATCGAGGCGATCTACCAGTCGGCCCGCGAGCGCCGGCGCGTTGTGCTGCGCACCTGAGGGCCAGCGGCGGCGGCGATTCCCTCAATACAACAACTGATGAGGGACACTAGCGAAGATGGTCCCGCCGCCCTCTTCTGCCTTTATAATCGCGCATTTTCCGCCCGATTTTTCATCTTCAAGCCGCCCATACATGAACACCACTCTGATCATCTTCGTCGCGCTCTACCTTCTGGGGACGCTGGGTCTCGGCATGTGGGCGGGACGCCGGATCAAGAATACGGCCGATTTCGCGGTGGCTGGCCGCAGCCTGCCGCTGATCATGGTCATCACGACAACCTTCGCCACGTGGTTCGGCGCCGAAACCGTCATGGGCGTCCCTGCCAGATTCGTCCAGGGCGGCCTGAACGCCGTCATCGAAGACCCGTTCGGCGCCGGCACGTGCCTGATCCTCGTCGGCCTGTTCTTCGCCACCAAGCTGTATAAACTGAACCTGCTGACGATCGGCGACTACTATCGCCAGCGCTACGGCAGGGGCATCGAAGTGTTCTGCTCCGTGACGATCATCCTCAGCTACCTGGGCTAGGTGGCCGCGCAGATCACGGCGCTGGGCCTGGTATTCTCCGTGCTCACCAACGGCGCGATGTCGCCCGCCACGGGCATGGTCATCGGCACGCTGGCGGTGCTGATCTATGTCGTCGTCGGCGGTTTCCTCGCGGTCGCCGTCACCGACTTCGTCCAGATGATCGTGCTGGTTGTCGGCATGACGGTCATCGCGTTCTTCGCGGCCGACCTGGCCGGCGGCGCGGACGAGGTGCTGGCGATGGCGCAGCATGCCGACCTGTGGCGCGTACTGCCCGAGCCCACCTTCACCGACATCGTCTTCTTCTTCGCCGCCGCCATCACGATGATGTTCGGCAGTATCCCGCAGCAGGACGTGTTCCAGCGCGTGATGTCGGCCAAGGATGCACCCACGGCGCGCACCGGCGCCGTGATCGGCGGCGCCAGCTACATCCTGTTCGGCTTCGTGCCGATGTTCATCGTGGCCGCCGCCGTCGTCGTGATGGGCGACCAGGCGATGGACATCGCCAAGAACGACTACCAGCGCCTGCTCCCCACCTTCGTCATGACGAAGATGCCGCTGGTGATGCAGATCCTGTTCTTCGGCGCGCTGCTGTCGGCCATCAAGAGTACGTCGTCGGCCACGTTGCTGGCGCCGTCCACCAGCTTTGTCGAGAACATCCTGAAGAATCTGCGCCCCGGCATGACCGACCGCCAGCAACTGTTCGCCATGCGCGTGACGATCGTCGTCTTCGCCGCGCTGGTGCTGACCTACGCGATCGCCATGCAGGGCACGTCGATCTACGAGCTGGTGTCGAGCGCCTATCAGGTCACGCTGGTCGGCGCATTCGTGCCGCTGGTGATGGGGCTGTACTGGAAGCGCGCCACGACGCAGGGGGCGATCCTGTCGATCGGTGCCGGCATCTTTGTCTGGATCCTGTTCTTCCCGCAGATTTCCAGCCTGGGCGCCATGTTCCCGGGCCAGCTGGCCGGCTTGCTGGCCGCGTTTGCGGGCATGTTCATCGGTTCTCTGGGGCCGCAGGTACTGAAGAACCGGCAGGATGCGGCAGCGCATCTGCACGGCGCGAACGCCTGATGGCACACGGCTGAAACGCCGACGCGGCCGTCATCTCATCCAGCCGCGCCGTTCCAGGTCTTCCAGCGTGCGATCCAGGCACAGGCGGATCAAGCCGATCAGCTCGTCGATCTGCGGCCGCGTCATGATCAAGGGCGGCGCGATGATCATCCTGTCGCCCACCGC
Encoded proteins:
- the panB gene encoding 3-methyl-2-oxobutanoate hydroxymethyltransferase, whose translation is MAAPGAATPGAVAPAPAKPVASKAVTIPSLRALHAAGEKIAMLTCYDASFASLMDRNGVEILLIGDSLGMVCNGHTSTLPVTVQEVAYHTAAVARGARSAMIMADLPFGSYGTPEQALASCVTLMQAGAHIVKIEGAGWLAETVRFLVERGVPVCAHIGLTPQFVHQLGGYKVQGKTLESAEALKGDALKLQAAGASIVLLEAVPSSVGKDVTEALSIPTIGIGAGPDCSGQVLVMHDLLGVFPGRKARFVRNFMDGQTSIDAAIAAYVAAVKDGSFPALEHCF
- a CDS encoding DUF2726 domain-containing protein; amino-acid sequence: MQVQRTHPMNSTTFAVLLVAILALAVVVAAAAQKAKTAPGSYRARKLMSENELEFFGRLTKAVPEYFIFPQVAMAAILQAKSTDRKIAHRDFLRIAQQRVDYLVCKADGTFVAVVELDDKTHQAARDKVRDERLQQAGIRTLRFESRNKPAVDVLRSALISPAPADAMVAHAAGVKNAMDTAAPPSRRQ
- a CDS encoding aldehyde dehydrogenase, which gives rise to MTSSTWQERARDLQIDGRAFINGERVAARSERQFDNHSPIDGRLLGAVARCDGADVDIAVSAARAAFDDGRWASFAPAKRKRILLKFADLMQQNAAELALLETLDMGKPIKYSQAVDVAGAANCIRWYGEAIDKVYGEIAPTPANSLALITREPVGVVGAIVPWNYPMLMASWKIAPALAAGNSVILKPSEKSPLTALRMAELALQAGIPPGVFNVLPGFGNEAGSALALHMDVDCIAFTGSTRVGKQIMQMAGQSNLKRAWTELGGKSANILCADCPDLDAAVAASIGSIFFNQGESCNAPSRLFVEESIRARFIEKALALVPAYAPGDPLDDKTVMGAIVDDIQLKTVIGYIEQGKAAGAKLVTGGERVRLDTGGYYVAPTIFDNVTADMAIAREEIFGPVLSVLSFTDVKEAVRQANASPYGLHAAVWTADLTKAIQTSRALRAGTVHVNQYDNDDITVPFGGYKQSGNGRDKSLHAFDKYTELKTTWIQI
- a CDS encoding catalase yields the protein MSNLLAFRPGRTVLCSLVVLSGLAAFATGAHAQTLTKDNGAPVGDNQNSQTAGPNGPTLLQDVHLVQKLQRFDRERIPERVVHATGTGAHGTFTATDDLSDLSKARLFARDTVTPVFVRFSTVIPGRSGAETTRDPRGFAVKFYTQEGNFDMVGNNLPIFFIRDAIKFPDMIHALKPDPVTNVQEPERVFDFFSHIPEATHMLTRVYSNLGTPASYREMNGSSVHALKLVNAKGEYVYGKFAWKSRQGERNLRPQDIAVVQGRSTSHATVDLYESIKAGKFPAWDLTVQIIKPQDLDKFDFDPLDATKVWTGVPERKVGTLVLNKVPDNFFESTEQVAMAPGNLVPGIEASEDRMLQGRLFSYIDTQHHRLGANFQSLPINRPLVPVVNNNIDGAANTSGRKGNVNYEPSRLAQVKEDPNARSSNLPLTGTTQQQRIAKTLNFQQAGEFYRALSKQDRDDLIVNLSGDLKRVKNQDSLYTMLSHFYKADADYGKRLVKAVGADAGKVATLAAGLKE
- a CDS encoding Gfo/Idh/MocA family protein is translated as MIDLDRRSVVLAGGSAVAAAALGVPVRAQTPVRKVGYAIVGLGGYGLGVIIPQFKNCQHSRLVALVSGDAAKARRVAAEYGVPDRSLYNYQNYDSIRDNPDIDVVYVCLPVAMHAEYTIRAAKAGKHVLCEKPMAVSAAECESMIAACKQAGKKLMIGYRCHFEENNLEAIRCARAGDIGKLRYFRSEHGFVAGNPNSWRLKKAMSGGGSLMDIGIYALQAARYMTGEEPISVYATERTDRNDPRFREVEDMIEFELEFPSGVLASCMSMYSANQNHILLMGEKGRIELEPGTSYAGNRLWVGKGRENEVRPPPGPGATQWAGQLDHMAQCVLTGREPIVPGEEGLRDLRIIEAIYQSARERRRVVLRT